Proteins from a single region of Salvelinus fontinalis isolate EN_2023a unplaced genomic scaffold, ASM2944872v1 scaffold_0236, whole genome shotgun sequence:
- the LOC129844831 gene encoding E3 ubiquitin-protein ligase NHLRC1-like, whose product MADVPVPPSSLRTEGILLREIHVNLLECKVCFEKYNPRQKERRPQNLSCGHVLCLECVRALSHPVLKKLECPFCRQLCDVDSTSHCQALTDLQDLLLSRSPRSPVPHRVRGGSGWVGGLGSGALRLRSAFGGWGSLINPTGVAVFGSSGTMVVVHDGERRVVVFGPQGRRLHGFGRRGCGHGEVCHPVDVAVTPSGYVVVTDAGDGAVKVFTTRGSYVLAVWDSFQMPWGVDVDSCGHILVTDIQAGTLSQVVVDFARGVTLMNRAVITDLQRPKAVACCRVTGNIALVETLGLTTTQPPNGPRPTRLTIFNKDFNMLSQIDSFTLSLGASVWPYMSAVAFDRDGDVIVIDSQRGLIWSLGKLQNGPVLTPLVSEDLVRPVGLVATAQNTLIVLDSGDHAVKMYSVQPDAILVRK is encoded by the coding sequence ATGGCTGATGTTCCTGTTCCTCCTTCCTCACTGAGAACAGAGGGGATCCTCCTGAGAGAGATCCACGTCAACCTGCTGGAGTGTAAAGTCTGCTTCGAGAAGTATAACCCACGGCAGAAGGAACGCCGGCCTCAGAACCTGTCCTGCGGCCATGTGCTCTGTCTGGAATGTGTCCGGGCGCTCTCCCACCCCGTCCTCAAGAAGCTTGAGTGCCCTTTCTGCCGGCAGCTGTGTGACGTTGACAGCACCTCCCACTGCCAGGCGCTGACAGACCTCCAGGATCTTCTGCTCTCCCGCTCCCCCAGGTCACCTGTCCCTCATCGGGTCAGAGGAGGCAGCGGCTGGGTCGGAGGTCTGGGCTCTGGAGCTCTGCGGCTTCGCTCAGCCTTCGGTGGCTGGGGGTCCCTGATCAACCCCACAGGGGTGGCCGTGTTCGGGTCCTCTGGGACCATGGTGGTGGTGCACGATGGAGAAAGGAGGGTGGTGGTATTCGGGCCTCAGGGCAGGCGGCTGCACGGGTTTGGGCGGAGGGGTTGCGGCCACGGGGAGGTGTGTCACCCGGTGGATGTGGCGGTGACTCCCAGTGGGTATGTGGTTGTGACGGATGCCGGTGACGGTGCAGTGAAAGTgttcaccaccagggggagttatgTTCTGGCGGTGTGGGATTCCTTCCAGATGCCCTGGGGGGTGGACGTGGACAGCTGTGGACATATCCTGGTCACTGACATCCAGGCAGGCACGCTCTCCCAGGTTGTGGTGGACTTTGCCCGTGGCGTGACTCTGATGAACCGAGCGGTCATAACCGACCTCCAGCGGCCCAAGGCAGTGGCCTGCTGTCGGGTGACCGGGAACATAGCCCTGGTGGAGACACTGGGGCTCACCACCACACAACCTCCAAATGGCCCCCGGCCTACCAGACTGACAATATTCAACAAAGACTTTAACATGCTCTCTCAGATAGACAGCTTTACTCTGAGCCTGGGGGCCTCAGTGTGGCCCTATATGTCTGCCGTGGCCTTTGACAGGGACGGGGATGTGATCGTGATAGACTCCCAGCGTGGGTTGATTTGGAGTTTGGGAAAGCTCCAGAACGGCCCGGTCCTAACCCCCCTGGTCAGTGAAGACTTGGTTCGCCCGGTGGGGCTGGTCGCCACAGCACAGAACACGCTGATTGTTTTAGACAGTGGAGACCATGCAGTGAAGATGTATTCAGTTCAACCGGATGCTATTCTAGTCCGAAAATGA